The region AGCGCGGCGTCGGGAACCGTATGGATTTCAGCCTGCCCACCGTCGGCGCGGCAGGTGGCAAGCGTGGTGATATCGGTGAGAACGGGCACGTGCGAGAGCGGCTGGACAATGTCCCCGCAATATCGCATACTGAGGCTTCACGAACTCACACCGCCCGTGTCCGAATCCCGCCGCATTCGCCTCGCCCCGATCCTGCTCGAAGCTGGGTTCGTCGTGCTCGGCGTCTTCCTCGCCCTCGTCGCCAACGAATGGCGGGCCGACGCGAACGCCCGCGAACGAGCCGCTTCGGCCCGAGCCGGCGTCATCGAGGAAATCCGTAACAACCGCGAGACCGTGCGGCAGATGCGCGACTACCACGCTCACCTCATCGACACGCTCCGCACGTTCCCTTCCGACGGCCCCGCTCCCTCGCCTCGCGTATTCCACCGGGGGTTCGCGAACGCCGCGACCACGCTGTCCACCGCGTGGGAGGCCGCGAATGCTACCGACGCCGTGAGCCATATGAACTTCGACGACGTGCTCGCCTTCTCCGCGCTCTACGCCGAGCAGCGCCGGTACGAGCAGGTCACGCAAGAGATCGGCTCCGTCATCTTCGGCGAACTCTTCGCGCGCGGCACCTTCGGCGTCACCGAGCGCTACCGGAGCCTCGCCGACCTCAACGGCTCGCTGCTCTACCTCGAACACGCGCTCGTCTCCGCCTACGACAGCGTGCTCGTCCACCTCGACGAGCCCGACTAGCGCAGCCGGCCGACCGCGGCCTCGGCCGCTTCGACGAGGGCCCCGGTCTGGATGAGGTCGAGGCAGCGGGCGACGTCGCCCTGGAAGTCCTCGTCATGCTCGCGGTGCGGGACTTCGGCGCGGAGGAACCGGTGGGCGGCCTCGACCCCGCGCCCTGGCCGGAGCGGCTTGCGGTAGTCGAGGGCCTGCGCCGCCGTCAGCAGCTCGATCGCGAGGACGTACTCCACGTTCCGCAGCACGTCGAACAGCTTGAGCGCGGCGACGCTCCCCATCGAGACGTGGTCCTCCTGCCCCCGGCTGCTCGGGATCGAGTCGACGGACGCGGGGTGGCAGAGCACCTTGTTCTCGGAGACGAGCGACGCCGCGGTGTACTGCGGCATCATGAACCCGGAGTTCAGCCCGGTCTCGCGCATGAGGAACATCGGTAGCCCGTCGTTACCCTCGACGAGCAAATAGGTCCGGCGCTCGGCGATGCTGGCGAGCTCGGCGAGGGCAATGGCCGCGTAGTCCATCGCGAGGGCGAGCGGCTGCCCGTGGAAGTTGCCGCCGGAGATGATGGCCGGCTCGCCGTCCTCGAACACGAGCGGGTTGTCGGTCACGCTGTTGATCTCGGTCTCGATGACCGATGCGGCGTGGGCGAGCGCGTCGCGGCTGGCGCCGTGGACCTGGGGCACGCAGCGGAGCGAGTACGGGTCCTGCACCTTCCCGCAGTTCCGATGGCTCTCCAGGATCTCGCTCTCGGCGAGGAGCGCACGGACGTTATCGGCGACGAGCCCCTGCCCCCGGTGCGGCCGGATCGCCTGGATCCGCGCGTCGAACGGTTTGATCGATCCCTGCAGCGCTTCCAAACTCATCGCCGCGAGCACGTCGACGGCTTTGACGAGCCAGCCGGCGCGTTCGAGCACGAACGTCCCGTAGGCGCTCATCATCTGCGTGCCGTTGATGAGCGCGAGCCCGTCCTTGGCGTGGAGCGGGATCGGGTCGAGCCCATGCTCGGCGAGCACGTCGGCAGCGGGGCGGGTGCGCTCACCGTCGGCGTCCCAGAACTGGCCGCGACCGAGGAGGGGAAGGCTGAGGTGGGCGAGCGGCGCGAGGTCGCCCGACGCGCCGAGGCTGCCCCGGCTCGGCACGGCCGGGATGAGGTCGCGCTCGGCGAAGACGAGGAGCCGGTCGAAGGTGGATGCGGAGACGCCGGAGAACCCGAGCCCGAGGGCGTGGACTTTGAGCCGGAGCATCAGCCGCGTCACCGCCTTCGGGACGAGGGGTCCAACGCCGACGGCGTGCGAGACGACGAGGTTGTGCTGGAGCCGTTCGAGGTCGGCGTCGGAGACGCGGACGCGGGCGAGCGCGCCGAAGCCGGTGTTGATCCCGTAGAAGGTGTCCCCGCTCGTCAGCGCGTTCTCGACGATTTGCCGCGAGGCGCGGACGCGCCCGGCGTCGGCGCGGAGCGCGCCGAGGCTGCGGTCGAGGTCGGCGTAGACCGAGGCGAGGGTGAGCGGGTGCGAGGGGGCGGCGAGGGTCGGATTCATGCAGGCAGGAGGCGTAAGACTGCCCGAATCTAACCCCACGCGCCCTCTCCCGCGACGAGCAGGGCGTCCTCGGCGAGCCGGCAGAGCACGCCGTCGAGGTCGGCCGCCCTCACCGGCTCCGCGACGCCGTTTGCCCCAGCGAGCGCGGCGAGGAGGGCGCTCCGGTCCCGCGTCCCGTCGAGAAGCGGGACAACCCGGCGCGCGACGCCGTCGAGCGGGATCGCCCGGTGCCAGCCGTTCGTCACGACCTCTCCGACCTCCGCCTCTCGCCGCGCCGACGGAAGCGCCTCGGGCTGCGCCGACGGTTCGCTCGCGAGCGCCGGGGCGTGGGCGTGCAGGGAGATGAAGCCATCGGCGTAGAAATCGAGCAGCATCTGCGCGAGCAGCGTGCCGTCATCGCCGTCGTCGCTCACCGCGCCGTGCAGTGCGTCGAACGCCGTCGCCCGCGGCCACTGCGCGCCGAGGGTTCGGCACACGGCCTGGGCAAACGGATGTCCCGTCCGAATCGACTTCCCGCCCGCGCTTGCGAACGTCGTCACGCCGTCGTCTTCCGCCACGGCACGGATCGGCGCGGCGACGGTGAGCGAG is a window of Rhodothermales bacterium DNA encoding:
- the hutH gene encoding histidine ammonia-lyase — its product is MNPTLAAPSHPLTLASVYADLDRSLGALRADAGRVRASRQIVENALTSGDTFYGINTGFGALARVRVSDADLERLQHNLVVSHAVGVGPLVPKAVTRLMLRLKVHALGLGFSGVSASTFDRLLVFAERDLIPAVPSRGSLGASGDLAPLAHLSLPLLGRGQFWDADGERTRPAADVLAEHGLDPIPLHAKDGLALINGTQMMSAYGTFVLERAGWLVKAVDVLAAMSLEALQGSIKPFDARIQAIRPHRGQGLVADNVRALLAESEILESHRNCGKVQDPYSLRCVPQVHGASRDALAHAASVIETEINSVTDNPLVFEDGEPAIISGGNFHGQPLALAMDYAAIALAELASIAERRTYLLVEGNDGLPMFLMRETGLNSGFMMPQYTAASLVSENKVLCHPASVDSIPSSRGQEDHVSMGSVAALKLFDVLRNVEYVLAIELLTAAQALDYRKPLRPGRGVEAAHRFLRAEVPHREHDEDFQGDVARCLDLIQTGALVEAAEAAVGRLR